The genome window ATCGGCCAATGCCGTGCGCTTGATATAGCCGCCCGCGGTGACGGTGACGACCATATCCTCACGCTCGATCAGGTCTTCGTCCATCACGTCGCCGGACCAATCCACAATCTCGGTCCGCCGGGGGACGGCGAAGGCGTCGCGAACCTCGGTCAGCTCGGTCGCGATGATCTCCATAATCCGGTCGCGGGATCGCAGGATTGCCAAATAATCCTTTATGCTTGCGGCCAGTTGTTCAAGTTCGTCCGTAACTTCCTTGACGCCGATCTGGGTCAGGCGTTGCAGGCGCAAATCCAGGATGGCGCGCGCCTGCGTTTCCGACAGATTGTAGGTCCCGTCGTCGTTCATCGTGTGGCTAGGATCGTCGATCAGCCGGATGTAGTCGGCGATGTCGGCGGCGGGCCAGGCGCGTTCCATCAGACGCTGGCGGGCCTCGGGCGCGTCGGCGCTGGAGCGGATGGTGGCGACAACCTCGTCCACATTCGACACGGCGACCGCCAGACCGCACAGGATGTGGCTACGCTCGCGCGCTTTGCGCAATTCGAACGCGGTGCGGCGGGCGACAACCTCTTCCCGGAAAGCCAGGAAATAGGTCAGGAAATCGCGCAGGGTCAGCTGTTCGGGCCGACCGCCGTTCAGGGCCAGCATGTTGCAGCCGAAAGAGGTTTGCAGGTTGGTGTTCCGATACAGCTGGTTCAGTACCACGTCGGCAGTGGCGTCGCGCTTCAACTCGATCACAACACGCACACCCACACGATCACTTTCGTCCTGTATGTGGCTGATACCTTCCAGTTTTTTGTCACGCACCAGTTCGGCGATTTTCTCGATCATGGTGGCTTTGTTGACCTGATACGGGATCTCATCAACGATGATCGCTTCGCGGTCCTTGCGGATCTGCTCGATCCGGGTTTTGGCGCGGATGATGACGCTGCCGCGCCCTTCGATATAGGCTTTGCGCGCGCCTGCACGGCCCAGAATGGTGCCGCCGGTCGGGAAATCGGGGGCCGGGACGTATTGCATCAGCTGTTCGCTGGTCAGGTCCGCGTCTTCGATCAGCGCCAGGCAGGCGTCGATGACCTCGCCCAGGTTGTGGGGCGGGATGTTGGTGGCCATGCCGACGGCGATGCCGCCCGCGCCATTGACCAGCATGTTCGGAAAGCGTGCCGGCAGGACCGAGGGTTCGCGGTCTTTGCCGTCGTAGTTGTCCTGATAATCGACGGTGTCTTTTTCGATGTCCGCCAGCAGGCTGGCCGCAGGCTTGTCCATCCGCACTTCGGTATAGCGCATGGCGGCCGGGTTATCGCCGTCCATCGAACCGAAGTTGCCTTGCCCGTCCAGTAGTGGAAGCGACATGGAAAATGGCTGTGCCATCCGCACCAGCGCGTCATAGATCGCGCCATCCCCGTGGGGGTGGTATTTGCCCATGGTGTCGCCCACCGGCCGGGCCGATTTGCGATAGCTTTTGTCGTGCGTATTGCCGGTTTCGTGCATCGCGAACAGGATACGGCGATGTACTGGTTTAAGTCCGTCGCGCAAGTCCGGGATTGCACGGGAAATAATCACCGACATGGCATAATCGAGGAAAGAGGTCGTCATCTCGTCAGAGATCGAGATGGTCGGGCCGTCGTGCTTGGGCCCCGGAGCCGAGGAATCCTCGTCCATTTCAGGGGGTTCGGGAGTGTCGGTCATGCTGTGCGCCTGCTGGGCCTTTGGCCGCTATATCTTGTTGGTGCGACCCTATCACTGGGCGCATGTGGGGGCAACGGTGTGCGCCAGGATTTTTGGCTTGGCGCGGGTTGGGCGAATCAGGGTTTTTTCAGCCAGTTCTTTAGCCTGAAGGGCACCGTGCAAGCGCCTGTCCGTGGGGCAGACAGGCACGTGCCCGGCTTGTGTATTAACTCCGCCGCAAGGCCATCAACCAGACGACCACCAGTCCAAAGCTGAAGATCGCGTTCCATCCTGCCATCGAAATGCCCACGAAGGCCCAGCTGACCTCATCACACATGACGACCTTGTCGTTGACGTCCGTGTTCAGCAGGTCAGCGCCGGACAGCCCTGCAAGGCCGGTGTCCCCACCGCTGCAACTGCTGGGGCCGGGCCAGAATTTCAGCTCGACACCGGCATGATAAACGCCGATGGCACCGGTCACCAGCGCGGCCAGCGCGCCTGCGGCGATCCACAGTGCCCAGCCGGTCAGCAGGGCCAGCGCGCCTGCGCCGATGGCAACACCGTGGGGCCAGCGCTGCCAATAGCACATCTTGCAGGGCGCATAGCCCATTGCCTGAAACACAAATGCCCCGCCCAGAAGTGCGGCGGAGCCGAGCGTGGCCAGAAGAATCAGATTGCGCCGTGTCATGAACACCTCAGAGGAACCTCAGCACCAGAAATCCGCCCAATAATAGCGCCACGAAGGCGGTGAAGAACAGGCCCAGGCGGCGTTCGATCAGATCACGAATGGGTGCGCCGAATTTCCACAGCAAGGCGGCGACCACGAAGAAGCGCAACCCCCGGGCGACGATGCTGGCGACAATGAACACCGGGATCGACAGGCCGGTCCAGCCCGACATGATGGTGATGACCTTATAGGGGAACGGCGTGACACCAGCGATCAGCACCGCCCATGCGCCCCATTCGTTGAAGGTGGCGTTGAATTCCTCGGCCGCGTGGCCCTTGCCCAATGCCTCTAGTATCGGCTGGCCAATCCCCTCGAACGCCAGCGCGCCAATGGCATAGCCAAGCAGCCCCCCCAGAACCGAGGCGACCAGCGCCACCAGCGCGATCAGCCAGGCCCGTGAGGGCCGCGCCAGGATCATCGGGATCATCAGCACGTCTGGCGGAATCGGAAAGACGCTGCTTTCCACGAACGCCACAATCGCCAGCGCCCACAGTGCATGCGGGCCGTCAGCCAGCGCCATTGTGCGATCATAAAGCCTGCGGATCATTGCCCTTGCCCCTCGATTTATGCCTCAATGCGCAGGTGCCGGGACAAGGTCAAGGCGCGGGCGAACAGTAAGGGGTGTAATGCGATGAAATGGCGAGGGCGGCGTGGAAGCCGGAATATTGTAGACAGACGGCGTGCCGGTGGCGCGGGGCGCGCGGCGGGGTTGCCGGTGATCGGCGTTCTGGCCATCGTTGCGGTCGGGTATTTCCTTGGCATCGACGTGACGCCTTTGTTGCAGGACGGCGCGATCGGTGGTGGGCAGGGCAACGGCCAGCCGGTTGAGGTGACCGAAGCTGACGAACGCGCGGCCCAATTTGTTTCGGTCACGCTGGCCGATACGGAGGAGATCTGGCGCGAGGTCTTTCGCCAGCAGGCCGATGGCGACTATGTGGAGCCAAAGCTGGTTCTGTTCAAAGGCGCGACCCAAAGTGCGTGCGGTGGGGCCTCGGCCGCGTCAGGGCCGTTTTACTGCCCCGGCGATAATCAGATCTATTTGGATACCGATTTTTTCACCACGATGGAACAACGGCTGGGCGCAAAGGGCGATTTCGCCGCCGCCTATGTTGTCGCCCACGAGGTTGCGCACCACGTGCAGAATGTTGTCGGCACGCTGGGGCAGGCGAATGCGCGGCGCCAGCAGGTCAGCGAGCGCGAAAGCAATGCGATTTCGGTCCGGGTAGAGTTGCAGGCCGATTGCTATGCCGGGATCTGGGCGCGCCAGGCAGAACGCACCTTCGGGTCCATCGAACCCGGCGACATTGCAGAGGCGGTGAATGCCGCCCGCCAGATTGGCGACGACACGCTGCAGCGCAATGCCGGGCGCACGGTGCAGCCGCATACGTTTACGCATGGAACCTCGCAACAGCGTATGCGGTGGTTCAAGACCGGCTAAGTCAGCGGCCAGATGCGCGATTGCGACACCTTCGCGGGCTGAGGTCGGTGGCCGATTGGCCAAAAAAAGGCCCGCCTAGAGTCAGGCGGGCTTTCTTCATGTGGTTGGCTTTTGTGGTGCGCCGGAACCTTCGGTCTGTATCAGCAACGCAGCATCAAAAAGATGCCGTGTGACCGACCGTTCAGGTCGGGATACGTCTGCGGATCGAGATTTTGTCGGCCGTCAATGCCGAAAGATTCTGCGCTTTGATCGCGGCGGGTTTGGTGTAGGTTTTCTTCATGATGTATATTCCATTCCAATTCGTTAACGGTTGTTAACCGGACGTTGGGTCATCACGCAAGGTATCGTTTCCAGCTTTTTCGCGGTGTCACGCCACTGGCACATATTCAGACGGGAAAGAGCTGCGGATCACACATGCAATGGTTGCGAACAGATGCCGTTGACGCGCCAGAAACACAGCGATAGACCCGGCGCCGGTGCGCCCGAGTGGCGGAATGGTAGACGCAGGGGATTCAAAATCCCCCGATGGCAACATCGTGAGAGTTCGAGTCTCTCCTCGGGCACCAAAGTCGTATAACGAAGAAATGCGACGACGACCCTCAAAGCCTTGCGATGGGCAGCCGTCGCTCCGCCGAACTGGCGATTCAACGCAAAACCGGGCCGGGCATTGTGGGCGGAAAGCTCCTTACCCTGTGCAACCGGTTGCACCTGTGCCCGCGCAGCGCGTAGCATACCGCATCGGCGCATCATTGGCGCCCCGGCAATCACGGGTAGGGCCAGGTGGCAGTAACGTTGAAGGATGTGGCCGAAAAGGCGGGCGTTTCGCGCTCGGCAGTGTCACGCACCTTTACCGAGGGCGCGTCGGTTTCCACCAAGACACGTTCCAAGGTCGAGCGTGCTGCAAGCAGCCTGGGGTATCGGCCCAACTTTCTGGCAAGCAGCCTGACGACCCGGCGCACCAAGCTGATCGGATTGGTCAGTGACAACTTTCACAACCCGATCTTCCTGGAGGTTTTCGACCTGTTCACCCGGTCGTTGCAGGATCGCGGTTTGCGGCCGCTGCTGGTGAACCTGTCGAGTTCAACCGAACCGGAAAAATCGGCACAGATGTTGCAGCAATATTCGGTCGATGGGGTGGTGCTTGCGTCCTCGACCCTGCCACCGGCCTTTGCCGAGGCGTTTCGCAAGTCCGACGCGCCGATTGTGCATTCGTTCGGTCGCTATACGGATGCGCCGCAGGTGCATGTGGTCGGGATCGACAACCGGCAGGGCGGGCAGTTGGCCGCGCAGGCGCTTCTGGATCGCGGTTACCGGCGGATCGGCCTGATGGGGGGGCCGAAGGATGCAACCTCGACCCAAGACCGTGCCGAAGGGTTCATGGAGGTATTGCGCAACGCGCCGGGTGTCGACGTCTCGATCAGCTATGCGGAGGCCTATTCCTTCCGCGCCGGTCGCGCCGAGATGACCCGCCTGGTCGCGGAAGGCCCCGCCGAGGCTTATTTTTGCGGCGACGATGTGCTGGCCATCGGCGCGATGAGTGCGATTGAAAGTGCCGGGCTGAGTGTTCCGGGCGACATCGGGTTGATCGGTCTGAACGATATGGAAATGGCGGGCTGGGAAAACATCAACCTGACAACGATTTTTCAGCCGGTCGAACAGATTATCAAAACCAGTATCGAATTGATCGTTGCAATGATTGAAGACCCGGATCAGGCCCCCAAATCGCAACTGTTCCAGTGCCGCCTGATTGAACGTGGCACGTTGCGCCCGATATCGGGGCCGGGGGAGCCAGGTTCGGGCGTGTAGGGCGGCTGACGCCTGACGGGCGCTCAGAATGCGGCGTCGCAGATACCCAGCAACTCGTCCCAGATCACCGGGGTGGCGGCGATGACGCGTCCGCCGTTGACGATTGCAGCGTCGGCGTCCTGTTCTTCGACACGGCCGCCCGCCTCGTGCACCAGAAGTTGCCCTGCCAGGTAATCCCAGGCGTTCATGTGATCTTCGGCATAGGCCAGCAGCCGCCCGGCGGCCACCATGGCCAGGGATGCGGCCCCCGATGCGTTGCGATAGAACAACCCGCCGCGCGCATCAATTTCGCGGATCAATGCGTGGATGGCACCGGGTTTGGACCGCCCTGAATAGCCCACGCCAATGGTCCCGTCGTGAAACCCTTCGGATGTGGCGACCCGCAGGGGTGCGGCGTTGCAGAAGGCGCCGCCGCCGCGCTTTGCCCAGAACATCTCGGCATGGACAGGGTCATGGACAACGCCAACCTCAGTTCGGCCCTGATGCACGCAGGCAAGAACCACGGTCCAGACCGGAATTCCGGCCACAAAGTTGGCGGTGCCGTCAATCGGGTCAATGACCCAGGTGTATCCCGACGTGCCCGGCGTCGGCGCGTGTTCTTCGCCCACGATGGTGTCACCTGGAAAGGCGGCGGCAAGGGCGGCGCGGATCTCCAGCTCGACATTCCGATCCGCCTCGGACACCAGATCCTGATGGCCTTTGCGCTCTATCGTAAGCTCACCCAGGGCGCGAAAATAGGCGAGTGCCGTTTCGCCGCTGCGCTGGCAGATATCCTTGGCAACGTTCAGCCGTTCGGTGATTGGGTCGGACATGTGGCATCTTTCCTGGCGGTATTCCGTGACACAGACGCATCCTTTTTGCCGACAGTCAAATTCCCGTTGCCAGATGCCTGGGACGGCTTGCAATTCGCCGCGTTGCAGCGTTCGATACGCGCCCATGCTAGGCCGCCTGATCCTTCTATGCCATCTGCTGGCCCTTCCGCTGCGCGCCGCCGACGCGGCCGAGGTTACGGTGGCCGTTGCCGCCAATTTCCTGACCACGGCCAAGGCGTTGGCGCAGCAGTTCGAGGGCACTTCGGCGCACCGATTGCTGTTGGTCGGCGGTTCGACCGGGCGGCTGGCCGCGCAGATCGACGCGGGTGCGCCGTTTGACGTGTTCCTGTCCGCAGATACCGCGCGGCCTCAGGCGCTGCTGGCATCGGGCAGGGCGGTCCAGGTCGGCCCCTATGCCGTCGGGCGGCTGGTGCTGGCCGGGCCGGTCGGCATGCCGGACACCTGGGCCGCAGCGTTGGCCGACGCGTCCAACGCCCCGCTGGCGTTGGCGAACCCCGATCTTGCCCCATACGGCGCGGCGGCGATGGCGGCGTTGCAGGCCCAGGCGCTGACACCGACCGCGCTGATCACCGGTGACAGCGTCGGGCAGGTGGCAGCCTTTCTGGCGACCGGGAATGTGGAATACGGCCTTCTTGCGCTGGCGCAGGTGCGCGACGCGCTGGACCAAGACCCCCGATTTGCATTTGTTGAGGCGCCGGACAGTGGCGCAGTTCTGCTGCAATCGGCCGCCTTGCTGCGCGATACGGTTGGGGCGCGGGCCTTTTTTGACTGGATCGTCGGACCTGACGCCGCCAAAGTTATCGAGGCCGCAGGCTATCACCTACCGGCGGACGGGCGATGAGCGGCGCAATCTTCCTGACGCTGCAACTTGCCGCGGTGACGACCGTGTTGCTGCTGATCCTGTCGATGCCGCTGGCCTGGTGGCTGGCCACAACCCGCAATCGTCTGCGCCCGGTTGTCGAGGCGGTGACCGCGTTGCCGCTGGTGCTGCCGCCGACCGTGCTGGGGTTCTATCTGCTGGTGCTGATGTCCCCGGACACTCCGTTGGGGGCGGCCTGGGTTCAGGTGACCGGCAGCACGCTGGCATTTTCCTTCGCGGGGCTGGTGGTCGCGTCTGTGATCTATTCCCTGCCGTTCGCCGTGCAGCCGATGCAGGCGGCGTTTCAATCCGTTGACCGGCAGATGACCGAGGCTGCGGCGACGCTGGGCGCAACGCGCGGTGACGTGTTCCGAAACGTGGTCTTACCGCTGTCGCGGCGTGGCGTGCTGACGGCAGCTGTGCTGAGTTTTGCCCACACGATCGGCGAATTCGGCGTCGTTCTGATGGTGGGCGGCAATATTCCGGGGCGCACGCGCACCGTTTCAATCGAGGTGTTTACCGCGGTCGAGACTTTGGACTGGGCGACGGCGCATCGGTTGTCGCTGGGGCTGCTGGTATTCTCGCTGATCGTGCTGATCGGGGTCTATGCGCTGAACCGGCGCGGGGCAGGGCGGCTTGGATAGGGTGCTGGACATCGACGTGGCGTTGGACCTGCCGGATTTCCGGTTTGCCCTGCGCGAACAGGTGCCGTTGCAGGGGATCACTGCCGTGATGGGGCCATCGGGAAGCGGCAAAACCACCTTCCTGCGCGTCCTTGCCGGGCTTGAACCGGGGGCCACCGGAGCCCTGCGTTTTGCGGGCGAGGTCTGGCAGGACGCGACGACCCATCGTCCCGCCCACGCCCGGCGGGTCGGCGTGGTCTTTCAGGATGCGCGGCTGTTTCCGCATCTGGACGTTGCGGGCAACCTTGCCTTTGGGGCGCGGCGGCGCGGTGTTGCTTCTGATCAGGTTGCCCGCGTGGCCGAAGCACTTCAGATCACGCCGCTGTTGGGTCGCCGGATTGACCGGCTGTCGGGAGGAGAGGCGCGCCGGGTCGCGGTGGCGCGCGCCCTGTCGGCGGCGCCAAGGCTGCTGTTGTTGGATGAACCGCTCAGCGGGTTGGACGCCGATCTGCGTGACACAACCCTGCGGGTAATTGCCGAGGCTGTTCGCGCGCTGGCGATCCCTGCGATTTACGTCAGCCATTCCCGGTCCGAAGTGTCGGCGTTGGCCGAT of Paracoccaceae bacterium contains these proteins:
- a CDS encoding disulfide bond formation protein B; this encodes MTRRNLILLATLGSAALLGGAFVFQAMGYAPCKMCYWQRWPHGVAIGAGALALLTGWALWIAAGALAALVTGAIGVYHAGVELKFWPGPSSCSGGDTGLAGLSGADLLNTDVNDKVVMCDEVSWAFVGISMAGWNAIFSFGLVVVWLMALRRS
- the modB gene encoding molybdate ABC transporter permease subunit, with protein sequence MSGAIFLTLQLAAVTTVLLLILSMPLAWWLATTRNRLRPVVEAVTALPLVLPPTVLGFYLLVLMSPDTPLGAAWVQVTGSTLAFSFAGLVVASVIYSLPFAVQPMQAAFQSVDRQMTEAAATLGATRGDVFRNVVLPLSRRGVLTAAVLSFAHTIGEFGVVLMVGGNIPGRTRTVSIEVFTAVETLDWATAHRLSLGLLVFSLIVLIGVYALNRRGAGRLG
- the modA gene encoding molybdate ABC transporter substrate-binding protein; amino-acid sequence: MWHLSWRYSVTQTHPFCRQSNSRCQMPGTACNSPRCSVRYAPMLGRLILLCHLLALPLRAADAAEVTVAVAANFLTTAKALAQQFEGTSAHRLLLVGGSTGRLAAQIDAGAPFDVFLSADTARPQALLASGRAVQVGPYAVGRLVLAGPVGMPDTWAAALADASNAPLALANPDLAPYGAAAMAALQAQALTPTALITGDSVGQVAAFLATGNVEYGLLALAQVRDALDQDPRFAFVEAPDSGAVLLQSAALLRDTVGARAFFDWIVGPDAAKVIEAAGYHLPADGR
- a CDS encoding inositol monophosphatase, which produces MSDPITERLNVAKDICQRSGETALAYFRALGELTIERKGHQDLVSEADRNVELEIRAALAAAFPGDTIVGEEHAPTPGTSGYTWVIDPIDGTANFVAGIPVWTVVLACVHQGRTEVGVVHDPVHAEMFWAKRGGGAFCNAAPLRVATSEGFHDGTIGVGYSGRSKPGAIHALIREIDARGGLFYRNASGAASLAMVAAGRLLAYAEDHMNAWDYLAGQLLVHEAGGRVEEQDADAAIVNGGRVIAATPVIWDELLGICDAAF
- a CDS encoding DedA family protein, which produces MIRRLYDRTMALADGPHALWALAIVAFVESSVFPIPPDVLMIPMILARPSRAWLIALVALVASVLGGLLGYAIGALAFEGIGQPILEALGKGHAAEEFNATFNEWGAWAVLIAGVTPFPYKVITIMSGWTGLSIPVFIVASIVARGLRFFVVAALLWKFGAPIRDLIERRLGLFFTAFVALLLGGFLVLRFL
- a CDS encoding ATP-binding cassette domain-containing protein, whose protein sequence is MDRVLDIDVALDLPDFRFALREQVPLQGITAVMGPSGSGKTTFLRVLAGLEPGATGALRFAGEVWQDATTHRPAHARRVGVVFQDARLFPHLDVAGNLAFGARRRGVASDQVARVAEALQITPLLGRRIDRLSGGEARRVAVARALSAAPRLLLLDEPLSGLDADLRDTTLRVIAEAVRALAIPAIYVSHSRSEVSALADRTLAFAGGGSTGWQAAPVVLTAQAKARDDRVILQLGDVEIPAPPGTDANAPVALAVAPDDLFVSERDPGRSSAKFSICATVDEVSPDQITLHAGGQMVTVPVRGMLKTAPPAPGDRRWLSVRKFWLRAGD
- a CDS encoding substrate-binding domain-containing protein, producing the protein MAVTLKDVAEKAGVSRSAVSRTFTEGASVSTKTRSKVERAASSLGYRPNFLASSLTTRRTKLIGLVSDNFHNPIFLEVFDLFTRSLQDRGLRPLLVNLSSSTEPEKSAQMLQQYSVDGVVLASSTLPPAFAEAFRKSDAPIVHSFGRYTDAPQVHVVGIDNRQGGQLAAQALLDRGYRRIGLMGGPKDATSTQDRAEGFMEVLRNAPGVDVSISYAEAYSFRAGRAEMTRLVAEGPAEAYFCGDDVLAIGAMSAIESAGLSVPGDIGLIGLNDMEMAGWENINLTTIFQPVEQIIKTSIELIVAMIEDPDQAPKSQLFQCRLIERGTLRPISGPGEPGSGV
- the gyrA gene encoding DNA gyrase subunit A, which gives rise to MTDTPEPPEMDEDSSAPGPKHDGPTISISDEMTTSFLDYAMSVIISRAIPDLRDGLKPVHRRILFAMHETGNTHDKSYRKSARPVGDTMGKYHPHGDGAIYDALVRMAQPFSMSLPLLDGQGNFGSMDGDNPAAMRYTEVRMDKPAASLLADIEKDTVDYQDNYDGKDREPSVLPARFPNMLVNGAGGIAVGMATNIPPHNLGEVIDACLALIEDADLTSEQLMQYVPAPDFPTGGTILGRAGARKAYIEGRGSVIIRAKTRIEQIRKDREAIIVDEIPYQVNKATMIEKIAELVRDKKLEGISHIQDESDRVGVRVVIELKRDATADVVLNQLYRNTNLQTSFGCNMLALNGGRPEQLTLRDFLTYFLAFREEVVARRTAFELRKARERSHILCGLAVAVSNVDEVVATIRSSADAPEARQRLMERAWPAADIADYIRLIDDPSHTMNDDGTYNLSETQARAILDLRLQRLTQIGVKEVTDELEQLAASIKDYLAILRSRDRIMEIIATELTEVRDAFAVPRRTEIVDWSGDVMDEDLIEREDMVVTVTAGGYIKRTALADFRAQRRGGKGLSSMATKDDDVVTTLFVANTHTPLLFFTTGGMVYKLKTWQLPVGSRTTRGRDIKNVIEGIAKETSIAAIMPVDRPEDEWDQLQIVFATSEGDVRRNALSDFTNVMRNGKIAMKLPEGISLVNARIATEDDDVLLLTALGRAIRFPTTAVRVFKGRDSTGVRGIKLAKGDEVVSMAVIRHYEATPADRAANLKMRRAVAGVTEEPEADDEETVEAGDFTQEQYARMSAAEDLLLTITSKGSGKLSSSHDYPVRGRGGQGVMAMDKAMRGGPLVAGFPVEAGDQIMLATSTGQSIRVPVDGISFRSRSAGGVKVFDTAKGEHVVSVAWIADQGEDEGEEGDA